The following coding sequences lie in one Chelonia mydas isolate rCheMyd1 chromosome 6, rCheMyd1.pri.v2, whole genome shotgun sequence genomic window:
- the PLEK2 gene encoding pleckstrin-2, with the protein MQDVSGILKEGFLVKRGHIVHNWKARWFVLLQDKLLYYKLDGGRKEPSPKGRIILDGCTITCPCLDYENRPLVIKLKTKTNTEYFLEACSREERDSWALDITGAIHAGHPVQVQQLHRMKNSFKLPSNISLNHIVDKMHDNSNGIKLTHNMEQGNTYKESFTGSALVDWLISSNFVASRFEAVTLASMLMEENFTKPVGVRSTEAMRNGDLAEQFLDDSTALYMFAESYKRKLSSREELHLHILELSGTIVKQGYLVKQGHKRKNWKVRRFVLRADPAFLHYYDPTKEENRPVGGFSLRGCLVSALEDNGVPTGVKGNVQGNLFKIITKNDIHYYIQASSKAERAQWIEAIKRLT; encoded by the exons GGACATATTGTCCATAACTGGAAAGCAAGATGGTTTGTTCTGCTGCAGGACAAGCTGCTGTATTATAAACTTGACGGAGGCAGGAAGGAGCCTTCTCCTAAGGGCAGGATCATTTTGGATGGTTGCACTATCACTTGTCCGTGCCTGGACTATGAGAACAGACCG CTGGTCATTAAGCTGAAGACAAAAACCAACACAGAATATTTCCTTGAAGCTTGCTCCAGAGAAGAGCGGGACTCTTGGGCTTTGGACATTACTGGAGCCATTCATGCTGGCCACCCAGTGCAGGTTCAGCAGCTTCACAGAATGAAAAATTCCTTCAAACTGCCCTCAAACATCAGCCTCAA CCACATAGTGGACAAAATGCATGATAACAGTAATGGAATTAAACTGACTCACAACATGGAACAAGGCAATACATACAAAGAAAGCTTTACAG GTTCTGCACTGGTGGACTGGCTGATCTCCAGTAATTTTGTTGCCTCTCGATTTGAGGCTGTGACATTGGCCTCCATGCTGATGGAAGAAAACTTCACCAAGCCTGTTGGAGTTCGGAGCACTGAAGCCATGCGCAATGGTGATCTGGCTGAGCAGTTCCTAGATGACTCAACAGCACTGTACATGTTT gcTGAAAGCTACAAGAGGAAACTCAGCTCCAGGGAAGAACTGCACCTCCACATCCTTGAATTAAGTGGAACAATTGTAAAACAAGGATATTTAGTAAAACAG GGACACAAGAGGAAAAACTGGAAGGTGAGGCGCTTTGTTCTGAGGGCTGACCCTGCTTTCCTGCACTACTACGACCCAACAAAG GAAGAAAACAGACCAGTTGGTGGGTTTTCTCTCCGTGGCTGCCTTGTCTCAGCTCTGGAGGATAATGGAGTCCCAACCG GGGTGAAGGGGAATGTACAAGGCAACCTCTTCAAAATCATCACTAAAAACGACATTCATTACTACATCCAGGCCAGCTCCAAGGCAGAGCGAGCACAGTGGATTGAGGCCATCAAGCGGCTGACATGA
- the LOC102934754 gene encoding galectin-related protein A, producing the protein MTENDRGTNVERYIGEIKGGLKPAMKITIIGVICSNPKSFAVTLLCDPMDASKDIGLLLTVNFSEKSITRNAQIAGKWGREEKNIPYFPFTAGDTFKMELFCEHQQIRVLLDGRQLCYFTHRVQPLHLVTALQISGDIRLTKVA; encoded by the exons ATGACAGAAAATGACAGGGGCACAAAT GTGGAGCGATATATTGGTGAAATTAAAGGAGGACTGAAACCAGCCATGAAAATCACTATTATTGGGGTCATATGTTCCAACCCCAAGAG CTTTGCAGTGACTCTGCTCTGTGACCCCATGGATGCAAGCAAGGATATTGGGCTGTTACTTACAGTCAACTTCAGTGAGAAATCCATCACCCGGAATGCACAGATTGCTGGGaaatggggaagagaggagaagaaCATTCCCTACTTCCCATTCACAGCAGGGGACACGTTTAAG ATGGAGCTCTTCTGTGAGCACCAGCAGATCCGTGTCCTGCTCGATGGACGGCAGCTCTGTTATTTCACTCACCGCGTTCAGCCCCTGCACTTGGTAACAGCTTTACAAATCTCAGGGGACATCAGACTTACCAAGGTGGCTTGA